A region of the Sideroxydans lithotrophicus ES-1 genome:
GGCCGATCAGGTTGGCGACCATCTCGAGGAAGCGCTGGTATTCGCTGAGCTGTTTGGTGATGCTGGGCGCGGGTTGTGCCGCCAGCACGCCGACCACTTTCTGGCCGATGCGGATCGGCACGCCGACGAAAGCCCCCTGCGGGTTGTAGATGCCCATGCGGCTGAGGAAGCGCGGTTCGTCCATGATGCATGCGACCACGATGCTGTTGCCGGTCTTGAGGATGGTGCCGACCACGCCTTCGCCGGGCTGATAGCTGACCTCTTCGGTGACGGCATCCGATACGCCGTACACCAGCGATACCTGCAACTCGCCGCTTGCGGCGTCGATCAGGCTGACCATGCCGCGTTCCAGCGCGACGCCTTCATGCAGTGCATGCAGCACGCCGTCCAGCGTTTCCTTGAAGTTGAGCGAACGCGACAACACCTTGCTCACCTGGTACAGCGTCTCCAGTTCAGAGCGGAGCAGGTCGAGCTCGTGCCCAGACCTTCTTTCGATGCGTTCTTCAACCATGATTGGCTCCCGTGAGCAGCGGCAGTTGCACACGTACGCGGCAGCCGGCGTGATAACCGGGATCGATGTCGATGGTGCCGCCGTGCCGGATCACCACTTCCTGTGCCATCGCCAGGCCGAGGCCGAGATGCTGCCGCGCCGCACCCTTGGTGGTGAAGAACGGCTGGAACACTTTGTAACGCAGATCGTCGGCGATGCCGGGGCCGCTGTCTTCGACGAACACTTCGAGATGGTCGCCGCGCGATGTGCAGGCGATGCGCAGCTCGCGCTGGCCGCCGCGGCGTTCGTTCACCGCTTCGACGGCGTTCGAGATGAGCTGTTTGAACAGGTTGGTCAATTGGCCAGGATGTCCGGATACCACCGGGGGCTCGTTCGAAGGAGACCACTCCACCACGATGCCCGCGCCGAGCAGGCTGGCGGTGGTGAGCTTGAGCACATCGGCCAAGACTTCGTTGAGATTGACCGGCTGCAGCGCTTCATTGCCCTGCTCGGGGATGCAGCCGCGCAGCGTCTCCAGCACTTCGCGGCTCTTTTGCATGGCTTCTTCCAGCGCGCTGGCTGCGGGCAGGTCGGCGCCCGCTTCGCGGCGGCGCTCCATCATGTTGGCAGCGGCGCTCAGCATGTTGAGCGGGCCTTCCAGTTGATACACCGCTCCCGCCAGCGTCTCGCGCAGGCCCTGGATGCGTTCCTGTTCGGCCAGCAGCGCGCGCAGGCTGTTGATGCGCAGCGCTTCCTGCTGGCGCTTGATCTCGCTGATGTCCTGGATGGTGAGCAGCAGATAGTGGCGGCGCAGCGGTTCGTAGAACGCGTCTGCACCGACGTCGTGTTCCTCGAACCACGATATCGCGCAGGAGAACCAGCGCGTCGGGCGTTTGGGCGATTCGATGCACACTTCGCGCGCGGCGATGTTGCGATGTTTCTCATAGGCCTTGGTATATGCATCGCCCATCTGTAAACGCAGTGCTTCGAGCAGCCTTACCGCCGGCTCCTTGCCGAGGTCGCCGATGAGTTTCTTGTATTCCTGGTTGTCCAGCAGCACGTGCTCGTTTTCGTCCAGCAGCACGATGGCGACCTGCGCCGCATCCACCACCGATTCGATCAGCGTCTTCTGGTTCTGCACCTGCCGTTCCAACCGGTGCACCTCGGTCACGTCGCGGTGCATGCCGAGATAGTGCGTGGTCAGGCCTGCTTCGCCCACCACCGGCGTGATGGTGACATCGGCCAGATAGCGGTTGCCGTCCTTGCGCTTGTTCACCAGCAGGCCGTTCCACGGGCGCTGGCGCTGGATCTGTGCCCACAATGTCTCGTACACCAGCTTGGGCGTGACGCGGTACGAGAGGATGGATTCGTTGTGCCCGACGATCTCGTCCTGCCCGTATCCGGTGATGCGCTGGAATGCGGCGTTGGCATACAGGATATTGGCGCGTGCATCGGTGATGGAGATCGCCAGTGCGGCCTGTTCCACTGCCTGGCGGAACAGATGCGAAGGCACATTGCTGTCGCTGTCCATGCTGGATGCTTGCAGATTCGGTTCGTTCGGTGCTTGCGGCTTGGACATGATGGTTCCATTTCATGTGGATACAGTCTGTTCAGCAATATCTGTGCCGATGATTTTCCTTTCCGGCTCAACGGCGGCAATGACAGGCGGTTTGTCGCGTTTGCTACATCAGGGCGCGCCCCGACCTGACAACGACAAAGGTTTTTTGCACCTGTATGGTGCGCCCCGGTATCAAACGCCTGATTCTGTGCGGCTCGATCCTGCATGCATTCCTTGGCACGCCGCTTGCACTAAGGAGCACAGGAGATTATCGATATGCGCGAATATTTGATGTTGTTGCTCAGCACGGTGCTGGTGAACAACGTGGTGCTGGTGAAGTTCCTGGGACTGTGCCCGTTCATGGGCATCTCCAAGAAGACCGATACCGCCATCAGCATGGGACTGGCCACGACCTTTGTGATGACCATGGCCTCTGCAGCCTGCTGGATGCTGGAGCACTGGCTGCTGGTTCCGCTGGGCATGGTCTATCTGCGCATCCTTGTCTATATCCTGGTCATCGCCGTCGTCGTGCAATTCACCGAGATGGTGGTGCGCAAGACCAACCCGGGGCTGTACCAGGTGCTGGGTATCTATCTGCCGCTCATCACCACCAACT
Encoded here:
- the nifL gene encoding nitrogen fixation negative regulator NifL, with the protein product MSKPQAPNEPNLQASSMDSDSNVPSHLFRQAVEQAALAISITDARANILYANAAFQRITGYGQDEIVGHNESILSYRVTPKLVYETLWAQIQRQRPWNGLLVNKRKDGNRYLADVTITPVVGEAGLTTHYLGMHRDVTEVHRLERQVQNQKTLIESVVDAAQVAIVLLDENEHVLLDNQEYKKLIGDLGKEPAVRLLEALRLQMGDAYTKAYEKHRNIAAREVCIESPKRPTRWFSCAISWFEEHDVGADAFYEPLRRHYLLLTIQDISEIKRQQEALRINSLRALLAEQERIQGLRETLAGAVYQLEGPLNMLSAAANMMERRREAGADLPAASALEEAMQKSREVLETLRGCIPEQGNEALQPVNLNEVLADVLKLTTASLLGAGIVVEWSPSNEPPVVSGHPGQLTNLFKQLISNAVEAVNERRGGQRELRIACTSRGDHLEVFVEDSGPGIADDLRYKVFQPFFTTKGAARQHLGLGLAMAQEVVIRHGGTIDIDPGYHAGCRVRVQLPLLTGANHG
- the rsxA gene encoding electron transport complex subunit RsxA produces the protein MREYLMLLLSTVLVNNVVLVKFLGLCPFMGISKKTDTAISMGLATTFVMTMASAACWMLEHWLLVPLGMVYLRILVYILVIAVVVQFTEMVVRKTNPGLYQVLGIYLPLITTNCAVLGIPLLTTQEKLPFVNSLLYGFGSAAGFTLVLLLFAGLRERLALAQVPSAFVGAPIGFITASLLALAFMGFAGLV